The following coding sequences are from one Vibrio syngnathi window:
- the secD gene encoding protein translocase subunit SecD, protein MLNRYPLWKYLMVVFAIAIAALYALPNIYGEDPAVQVTGARGASVDLSTLDAVTNALEAENLSTKSVALENGSILVRFNDTDTQISARDIITEALGDDVIVALNLAASTPDWLESIGAAPMKLGLDLRGGVHFLMEVDMDAAMQKLVGQQEEAFRSELREEKIRYRAIRPSGKDAVEVILRNEEQLAEAKSLLQSKHQDMTFVDSESNGRFSLVASFTDARLQEIRNYAVEQNITILRNRVNELGVAEPLVQRQGASRIVVELPGVQDTARAKEILGATATLEFREVDSSADLAAAASGRAPAGSEIKQDRDGRPVVLKKRVILGGSSITDASSSVDEYGRPQVNISLDSEGGSKMSTFSRQNIGKLMATVFAEYKDSGRKTPEGRVILSKHEEVINQATIQSALGRNFRITGIDSTSEAHNLALLLRAGALIAPISIVEERTIGPSMGQQNIDMGIMAMVWGMAAVMLFTLLYYRTFGLIANVALMANLVLIIGVMSMIPGATMTLPGIAGIVLTVGMAVDANVLIFERIREELRDGRSPQQAIHQGYANAFSTIADANITTLLTAIILFAVGTGAIKGFAVTLSIGILTSMFTAIVGTRCIVNLMYGGKRVKKLSI, encoded by the coding sequence GTGCTAAACCGTTATCCGTTATGGAAGTACTTGATGGTGGTGTTTGCCATCGCTATCGCTGCGTTGTACGCACTTCCAAATATATACGGTGAAGATCCGGCAGTTCAAGTTACAGGGGCGCGTGGCGCCTCTGTAGATCTGTCTACGCTGGATGCTGTCACCAATGCTCTTGAAGCAGAAAACCTTTCTACTAAATCCGTTGCTCTTGAAAACGGTTCTATTCTTGTTCGCTTTAACGATACAGATACGCAAATTAGTGCCCGTGATATCATCACAGAAGCACTAGGTGATGACGTTATCGTTGCTTTAAACTTAGCGGCTTCAACTCCTGATTGGCTTGAATCTATTGGTGCTGCACCAATGAAACTGGGTCTTGATTTACGTGGTGGTGTGCACTTCTTAATGGAAGTGGATATGGACGCTGCGATGCAAAAACTGGTTGGCCAACAAGAAGAAGCGTTCCGCAGCGAACTTCGTGAAGAGAAAATCCGCTACCGTGCTATTCGCCCATCGGGTAAAGATGCGGTTGAAGTGATTCTACGTAATGAAGAGCAGCTTGCTGAAGCTAAATCGCTACTGCAATCTAAGCACCAAGATATGACGTTTGTAGATTCAGAATCTAACGGCCGTTTCTCTTTGGTTGCAAGCTTTACAGATGCTCGTCTTCAAGAGATTCGCAACTACGCAGTAGAGCAAAATATTACCATTCTACGTAACCGTGTTAACGAACTTGGTGTTGCTGAGCCTTTGGTTCAACGTCAAGGTGCTAGCCGTATCGTAGTGGAATTGCCAGGTGTTCAAGACACGGCTCGTGCTAAAGAAATTTTAGGCGCAACCGCGACTCTTGAATTCCGTGAAGTGGACAGCAGTGCCGATTTGGCCGCTGCAGCTTCTGGCCGTGCTCCTGCTGGTAGTGAAATTAAGCAAGACCGTGATGGTCGCCCTGTGGTACTTAAGAAGCGCGTTATCTTAGGCGGTTCTAGCATTACAGATGCAAGCTCAAGTGTTGATGAATATGGTCGCCCACAAGTTAACATCTCGCTAGACAGCGAAGGTGGTAGCAAGATGTCTACATTCTCTCGTCAAAATATCGGTAAGCTAATGGCAACCGTATTTGCAGAGTATAAAGACAGCGGTCGTAAAACACCTGAAGGCAGAGTGATCCTAAGTAAGCACGAAGAAGTGATCAACCAAGCGACGATTCAATCTGCGCTTGGCCGTAACTTCCGTATTACAGGTATCGACTCAACGTCTGAAGCTCATAACTTGGCACTTCTACTACGTGCAGGTGCATTGATTGCGCCTATCTCGATTGTAGAAGAACGTACGATTGGTCCATCTATGGGTCAACAAAACATCGATATGGGTATCATGGCGATGGTTTGGGGTATGGCTGCAGTAATGTTATTTACTCTGCTTTACTACCGTACTTTCGGTTTGATTGCGAACGTTGCTCTGATGGCTAACTTGGTGTTGATTATCGGTGTGATGTCGATGATTCCGGGGGCTACTATGACTCTGCCAGGTATTGCCGGTATCGTATTGACGGTCGGTATGGCGGTCGATGCCAACGTACTTATCTTTGAACGTATACGTGAAGAACTTCGAGATGGACGTAGTCCACAACAAGCAATTCACCAAGGTTATGCAAACGCATTTAGCACTATCGCCGATGCCAATATCACCACACTACTGACAGCAATCATTCTATTTGCTGTAGGTACAGGTGCAATTAAAGGCTTCGCGGTAACGCTGTCTATCGGTATCTTAACTTCAATGTTTACAGCTATTGTCGGAACACGTTGTATCGTGAATCTGATGTATGGCGGCAAACGCGTTAAGAAACTGTCGATCTAA
- the yajC gene encoding preprotein translocase subunit YajC, which yields MFISQAHAAAEGAPAGGGFEMLIMLGMFAVIFYFMIYRPQAKRVKEHKNLMSSMGKGDEVLTSGGLIGKITKIAEDSDYVAIELNANNEVVIKKDFVTAVLPKGTLKSL from the coding sequence ATGTTTATTTCTCAAGCTCACGCAGCAGCAGAAGGTGCACCAGCAGGCGGCGGTTTTGAAATGCTTATCATGCTAGGTATGTTCGCTGTGATCTTCTACTTCATGATCTACCGTCCACAAGCTAAGCGTGTTAAAGAGCACAAGAACCTTATGTCTTCTATGGGCAAAGGGGATGAAGTTCTTACAAGCGGCGGCCTAATCGGCAAGATCACTAAGATTGCTGAAGACAGCGACTACGTTGCTATCGAACTGAACGCAAATAACGAAGTCGTTATCAAGAAAGACTTCGTTACAGCAGTGCTACCAAAAGGTACTCTGAAATCACTATAA
- the tgt gene encoding tRNA guanosine(34) transglycosylase Tgt yields the protein MKLKYELKKTNSGARRGQLQFERGTVETPAFMPVGTYGTVKGMTPEEVKDTGAEILLGNTFHLWLRPGQEIMKLHGDLHDFMNWKGPILTDSGGFQVFSLGATRKITEEGVHFRNPVNGDKIFMDAEKSMEIQKDLGSDIVMIFDECTPYPATHKEAKDSMEMSLRWAQRSRNHFDKQENPNSLFGIVQGGVYEDLRDVSVKGLTEIGFDGYAVGGLAVGEPKEDMHRILEHTCPQLPEDKPRYLMGVGKPEDLVEGVRRGIDMFDCVMPTRNARNGHLFVTEGVIKIRNAKHKTDTTPLDSDCDCYTCKNYSKSYLHHLDRCNEILGARLNTIHNLRFYQRIMSDIRQSIDEDRFEEFVAEFYARMGREVPPLGKES from the coding sequence GTGAAATTAAAATACGAACTTAAAAAAACTAATAGCGGCGCACGTCGTGGTCAACTTCAGTTTGAACGCGGTACCGTTGAAACCCCAGCATTCATGCCTGTAGGTACTTACGGTACCGTTAAAGGTATGACGCCTGAAGAAGTAAAAGACACAGGTGCTGAAATCCTATTAGGTAATACATTCCACCTATGGCTACGCCCTGGTCAAGAAATCATGAAACTTCACGGTGATTTGCACGATTTCATGAACTGGAAAGGTCCTATCTTGACTGATTCAGGTGGCTTCCAAGTATTCAGCCTAGGTGCAACGCGTAAAATCACTGAAGAAGGTGTTCACTTCCGTAACCCTGTAAACGGTGACAAGATCTTCATGGACGCTGAGAAGTCGATGGAAATCCAAAAGGATCTAGGCTCAGACATCGTAATGATTTTTGACGAATGTACGCCTTACCCTGCGACGCATAAAGAAGCTAAAGACTCAATGGAGATGTCTCTTCGTTGGGCTCAGCGTTCACGCAATCACTTTGACAAGCAAGAAAACCCGAACTCACTATTCGGTATCGTTCAAGGTGGCGTATACGAAGACCTTCGTGACGTATCCGTTAAAGGCCTAACAGAAATTGGTTTTGATGGTTACGCTGTTGGCGGCCTAGCAGTAGGCGAACCAAAAGAAGACATGCACCGTATTCTTGAGCACACATGCCCTCAACTGCCTGAAGATAAGCCACGTTACCTAATGGGCGTAGGCAAACCTGAAGACTTAGTTGAAGGTGTTCGTCGCGGTATCGACATGTTTGACTGTGTAATGCCAACGCGAAATGCACGTAATGGCCACCTGTTTGTCACTGAAGGTGTGATCAAGATCCGTAATGCGAAGCATAAAACGGATACAACACCACTAGATTCAGATTGTGACTGTTACACTTGTAAGAACTACAGCAAGTCGTACTTGCATCATTTGGATCGTTGTAACGAAATCCTAGGTGCTCGACTGAACACGATTCATAACCTGCGTTTCTACCAACGAATTATGTCAGACATTCGTCAATCTATTGATGAAGACCGTTTTGAAGAGTTCGTTGCTGAGTTCTACGCAAGAATGGGGCGTGAAGTGCCACCGTTAGGTAAAGAATCTTAG
- the queA gene encoding tRNA preQ1(34) S-adenosylmethionine ribosyltransferase-isomerase QueA, with translation MQVSDFHFDLPDELIARYPQEERTASRLLKLDGNNGNLADGSFKDVLDLVEPGDLVVFNNTRVIPARVFGRKASGGKLEVLVERMLDEKSILAHVRCSKSPKPGTKLFLGENDEYEAEMVARHDALFEIHFTSDQSVLEILNSVGHMPLPPYIDRPDEDADKERYQTVYNEKPGAVAAPTAGLHFDDKLMAGMKEKGVEFAYVTLHVGAGTFQPVKVDNINDHHMHAEYVEVPQEVVDAVAAAKARGGRIIAVGTTSVRSLESAAQDALKNGTELVPFFGDTEIFIFPGYEYQLVDCLITNFHLPESTLIMLVSAFAGYDHVMGAYDHAVKSEYRFFSYGDAMFINKKTS, from the coding sequence ATGCAAGTTTCAGATTTTCACTTTGACCTACCAGATGAACTCATTGCTCGCTACCCTCAAGAGGAGCGCACAGCAAGCCGCCTGCTTAAATTAGATGGCAACAATGGCAACTTAGCAGATGGTTCGTTTAAAGACGTTTTAGACTTGGTTGAACCAGGCGATCTTGTTGTTTTCAATAACACTCGCGTGATTCCTGCTCGTGTATTTGGTCGTAAGGCATCTGGCGGCAAGCTTGAAGTGCTGGTTGAGCGTATGCTCGATGAGAAAAGCATTCTGGCGCATGTTCGCTGTTCTAAATCACCAAAGCCGGGCACTAAGCTGTTTCTTGGGGAGAATGACGAATATGAAGCTGAAATGGTGGCGCGTCACGATGCGTTATTTGAAATCCATTTCACTTCTGATCAAAGCGTATTAGAAATTCTTAACAGCGTTGGTCACATGCCACTGCCACCTTACATCGATCGCCCTGATGAAGATGCCGATAAAGAGCGCTACCAAACTGTCTATAATGAAAAGCCGGGTGCAGTTGCTGCGCCAACAGCAGGCCTTCACTTTGATGACAAGCTCATGGCCGGCATGAAAGAAAAAGGTGTTGAGTTTGCTTACGTGACGCTTCATGTAGGCGCGGGTACGTTCCAGCCGGTAAAAGTCGATAACATTAATGACCACCACATGCATGCTGAGTACGTTGAAGTACCGCAAGAAGTGGTGGATGCCGTTGCAGCTGCAAAAGCTCGTGGCGGACGCATCATTGCAGTTGGTACCACCTCTGTGCGTTCACTAGAAAGTGCGGCTCAAGATGCATTGAAAAATGGTACTGAGTTAGTTCCTTTCTTTGGTGATACAGAAATTTTCATCTTCCCTGGTTATGAATACCAACTGGTGGATTGCTTGATTACCAACTTCCACTTACCAGAATCAACGCTGATTATGTTGGTGAGTGCATTTGCTGGCTACGACCATGTGATGGGCGCATACGATCACGCAGTGAAGAGCGAATATCGTTTCTTTAGCTACGGCGATGCGATGTTCATCAATAAGAAAACGAGCTAA